In Anaerobacillus sp. CMMVII, a single window of DNA contains:
- a CDS encoding DoxX family membrane protein gives MRGLHVKWFTEAEQVREPIESILTWDFFLLTIAIAALLAVLPQIIPYLMQLKFVKAVDRKLARLEPYTGLILKYGTAIAIILQLFWDSILAPEIHLTGFSLAVGIFVVVMLLIPHHLATKIGAIGIFVLFFHSLSQIGLFHIIDYAFYLAIAFALLLQKTKWERLGMPALYLGTGLSLCWVAVEKWVYQEMSVDIILNHAVPTFGFDPATFVLLSAFIEFVVGYLLVVGVLNRLLALVLTLIFISTTMLFGLLEVIGHFMVHIILIIFIIENTSFYNPPVQMHTRKIDQIVFIFLNFIFVLATILLIYYRFA, from the coding sequence ATGAGAGGGTTACACGTTAAATGGTTTACAGAAGCCGAGCAAGTAAGGGAACCGATAGAGAGTATTTTAACTTGGGACTTTTTTTTACTAACCATTGCTATTGCTGCACTTCTTGCTGTATTACCACAAATTATTCCCTATCTAATGCAGTTAAAGTTTGTAAAAGCCGTGGATCGAAAGTTGGCTAGATTGGAGCCATATACAGGTTTAATCCTTAAATACGGAACTGCAATAGCAATTATTCTCCAACTATTCTGGGATTCTATCTTGGCGCCTGAAATTCATCTTACTGGGTTTTCTTTAGCAGTAGGGATCTTTGTAGTTGTCATGCTTTTAATCCCTCACCATTTAGCCACAAAAATCGGGGCAATCGGCATCTTTGTATTGTTTTTTCATTCCCTATCCCAGATAGGCTTATTTCACATTATTGATTATGCCTTTTATTTAGCCATTGCTTTTGCGTTATTGTTACAAAAAACGAAATGGGAACGATTAGGAATGCCAGCTTTGTATCTAGGAACAGGGCTTTCCTTATGCTGGGTAGCAGTCGAGAAGTGGGTATATCAAGAAATGAGTGTTGACATTATTTTAAATCATGCAGTCCCTACATTCGGTTTCGATCCAGCGACATTTGTGCTACTTAGCGCCTTTATTGAATTTGTTGTTGGGTATCTTCTCGTCGTCGGCGTCCTTAACCGTTTGTTAGCTTTGGTTTTAACGCTTATCTTCATTTCAACGACGATGTTGTTTGGTTTACTAGAAGTCATTGGGCATTTCATGGTTCATATCATACTGATTATTTTCATTATAGAAAATACCAGTTTTTATAACCCACCTGTCCAAATGCATACACGAAAAATCGATCAAATCGTTTTTATCTTTTTAAACTTTATATTCGTCTTAGCTACCATTTTGCTTATTTATTATCGATTTGCATAG